From Loxodonta africana isolate mLoxAfr1 chromosome 16, mLoxAfr1.hap2, whole genome shotgun sequence:
tctttctttctttttttttttcactatgtaCCAAAATTATATTTGTTATACCAGTGGAAAGATGCAGTCTCTCACTTGGCTGCCTCCTGCTAAtactgattttgttttttctgtttcacCTCCTATTCAAGCAAAATTTTCTTGAGCTTGATTTTCAGCGCATCAGCTTCAGGTAGAGGAGACAGCCTAGAACTGTGCTGTCCGGTATAGTAGCCACCAGTCATCTGTGGCTATTGAGCACCAGAAATGTGACAAGTCCAAATTGAGACGTGTGTAAGTGCAAAATATACGACCGATTTCAAAGACTCAGTAGAAAAAAGGAATGTAAAATGCCCCATTAAGAACTTTTATATTGATAATATGTTAAAATGACAATCTTTTCAATAGATTGGGCTAAatgcatatatgaaaattaatattacctgtttctttttaaaatatggctACAAGAACATTTAAACTTCCGTATGTGGTTCACCTTTTAGTTGTATGGAGCAGCGCTGGTCTGGACAGCGTAGAGTGTGAAGACGTCGCCCTCTGCTGGAGAAGAAGTTGTACTTTTATCCCAGCTACAAGAAGGGCTTCTTAGTTGTTAGATGCCAAACTAAAGCCTACGATGCACAAAGGACCGTGGTGCTTCACATACTTTTATCGCATTTAAACAGGACCTCTTTGAggtataataataatacataaaatatatttgaaatatgaGAATCAGAGAGATAGTTAAGTGGTAGAACGGGAATTTAAATTCCGGTCTCTATGAGCTGTCTACTATCAGAAATGGGTTGTCATACTCTTTCCCCCCTTCACTGCAGCACCTGGTGCTGTtgtatccctgggtggcacacatgaGTAAGCAGCTAAATGACTGACTGacaggctggtggtttgaattgAACcaaaggtgctttggaagaaaggcctggctggcaatctacttccaaaagatcatacagcagagtgcagttctattctgaaacacacagggtactatgagtcagaactgatcatggcaactggtttagctgGTTTATCATGGTGCTAGGTACTATCCTaagaagctaacatttattatcCCATTTATTCCTCTGAGCAACCGAAAAAGATGGTCTATTTCtatcctcattttaaagatgaggaaatggagatacatacagagaggttaagtaagttgaccaaggtcacacagccagtaagaggCGGACCTTGTTGATATCATTTTGCCTGCCTTGTTCCCAGCCTCCAGGTAGAGACAAGAACTGACCCACTTTGGACAACTAGTGGTCCcagatcaaaaccaaaaaccaaacccattgccattgagttgattccgactcatagccgaccctataggacagagcagaactgccccatagagtttccaacgagcagctggtggattcaaactgtcaactttttggttagcagccatagcacttaactactatgccaccagggtttctggtccCAGACCAGGCGTTGTAAACTACACTGAGGAACCATGGGGAAGACTGTGCTAGAATAGGAATTCTAAAGAGAAAAAGCCAGTGGGAGAATACTTTTTTTCTACTTGAGAGTCCTTTTAATGCTTctatttttaaagtaatattgCTTATCACAGCAATTTGGAAACCAAAATGAGAGGGAAAAGTCACTAATAATTCTACCACCTTCATACCACCATAGTTATTTTTGTATACTTCCTCCTATTTTTTCCCCAATAGCTGTTTATGTAGTTGTAATTATTATACGTACAAAGTGGTATTCAgctttttaaatccatttttaaACATAGGTTTCCCTATAATGCTCCCTAATCTTTTTCATAACAACTACTTTTTTACTGTTTGATTAATATTTTCTTATGATGAGTATATGTCTCATAATTTATCTGAGTATTTATTTACTATTGTTGACTCTTTAGTTTGCTTCCTGTGTTTTCCTATTGTAAATAAGACTAAGGTGAATCGTTTTGTGTATCTTTTATATTCTAATCTTGTAATGATTTGGTAATACTGTAtttataaaggaaaccctggtggcgtagtggttaagagctatgtccactgaccaaaaggttggcagttcgaatccaccaggtgctccttggaaactctatgggacagttctactctgtcctatagggtcagaatggactcagtggcaatggtttggtatttataaatttataaaattaatcAGAGATATTGGCTAGGACAAAATTGAATGTTAATAGTCATGAAGGAAGAGGACATTTTGAAAAAGTTCCCAGACTCTGCAGACTTTGAAGAACAAAGTCGTTGGCGATCCTATTGAGATGGAACGTGAAGTTCCAGTTCTGAAGTGgactccccttttccacctctGATAGCTGCTTGTGCATACTCACCTACAAACACAGGTGCCTAAGggggaaaaatcaaaaacaaaactcaaatgcGTGGTCTTTGAGTGGTTGAGTAATGAGACGAGGgacaaattttctttttgttttccatatttttcaaatttttctatAATGAACACGTTCCTTTTATaacataaatattatttttaaaaattacagtgaAAGCAGTCTAGATGTAAGGAATACCCAAATAGACTCTCCACTTCTAAGGGAGACTACTATAGGTAGAAACCCTTCTCTGCTACTCCCTGAGCTAAAGCCAGGGAACACTTGGGCAAGTTGCTATATCAGTCTATATAGCATTCTAGAAAATACAAAGTCATCTATTGTGATCTAAAGCAGATTAGGGGTTGTGTGGGGGAAGGAGGGACCAAGAGGAAGGAGAGGGTGAGGATTACAAAAGGGCACAGGGAAACTTTTGAGTGTTATAGATATGTTCATTACCTTGGTTGTAGTGATGATTCTATGAGCACATTCATATGTTAAAAcattaaattgtacactttaaataagtACAGCTTATTATGTCAATGCAAtcttaataaagctgttaaaaaataataattcattttGAATAGGTGATGCATACATGTGGCTCAGAAATCAAAAGGTTGAAAATGACATACAGGAAAAAGTTGGTCTCCTTCATGCTGCTCTCCCCAGTGTGTTCACAAAGGTCGCCGTTTGTTGTGTGTCTTTTCAGGAGACGTTCCGTACATTAAGCATGTATGTAAATACATTCTCAAAGAATGCAAACACACACTAATGGTAACACACTATGCATACGGCTCCTtgcttttttttacttaataataTACTTtggagaggagtccctgggtggtgtaaacagttaacctgcttagctgttaaccgaaaggttggaggttagaatctacccagaggcaccgcagaagaaaggcctggtgatctatgtctgaaaaatgagccatttgagaaccctgtggagcacagttcgactctgacacgtgggatcaccgtgagtcacaGTCAACGGCTGCTGGTTACACCTGGGAGATTATTCTCCACGAGCACACGAAGAGCTGCCGCGTGCCTTTTGATAGCTGTGTAGCACTGTAGGGCTATCCTTTAATTTCTGTAACCAGTTTGTGGCTGATGGACATTCCATTTTTCTGTCTGTTGCTGTTACAAACGATGCTGCAGTGATTGCCAGCAACaccggtttttgtcttttttttttttttagttcttatcATTTACACGCCAATCTGTAGGGGACAACCAAGTGCTGGTCTTTAAAACCACCTTTCCTGCTTTTCGAGAATTCTAGACAGGCTCTTTTTTGCTAGGTGGTTACTAGTAGCACCTGTTTGAATAAGGCATCTGACTGGCACGGTGAGGAGGTGAGCTCTTCAAAGGGTGGGGAAGCATTTCTCACCAGCAGCCCTCAGTCCTGGCGGAGCTGAGGAATGAAGAATTCATTTCAGGCTAATAAAGGGTCTCCTGTAGAACCTCCTAATACCAGGTTCGAAGTCTTTttcatagaaattaaaaaaaaaaaaaagctatgacaGACTGGGATGTTAAAATATACTCCTCTGTGACTAGAAGAGGCTTGTTTTTGTGAAGTCTCTGACTGATCTGAGTATACGTAGAACACAGAGGATGAGTTTTGAGCTAATTTTCATTCCTAAAAATACCTTATGACCCTAAAACACGAGGACTAAGGCTACGTACTTTTCCAGGTATTCTTTAACTATTCTGAACATGTTTCAAGTCACCTCTGCAAAAAGAGGTGGGCTGTGGAGTCAGCTGCAGGTTTGAATCTCCAGTCTGCTACTGTGTGACCTCGGTTTTCCATTGTGTAAGATGGGATAATagtacaaaaataataatagttaatCTTACCAAGTGTTTACCATGTGCCTGGCACTATGCGAAGGTCTTTAcgtgcattttctcatttaatttttggGACAAGTTTATGAGATAGAGACCTGTTGGTACCTTCATTTTACAGTGGGGACTTAGGGGAGTTAAGGTTTCACAGCTGCTACAGAGCTCCTGATTCCAAAGGTGGCTGGTTCCAAAAGACTGTTCTAACCTTAAACGCTCTGTTTCATTACCGGGGTGTTGTGAAAAGGACAAACAATGTGTatacaaattgttgttgttggttgccattgagtcgttgctgactcatggcaaatcccatgtgttacagggcagaactgctccatagggatttcttagctgtaatctttacagaagctgatcaccagagcttttcttctgtgatactgctaggtaggttcgaaccaccaacctttaggttagcagttgagtgcaaaccatctgcaccacctaaGGACCATGTCTATACCAATAATGTATATAGAAGCCTGGCACATGGTGGGTGCTGCTGCTATATTAATGGGCATAAAGCTTTTATCCACACCCCACCTCCTACCGTGTTTAGAATATATTTAATTCAAAATTTCTCAGGGAGTGTGATTAGAAGCTGTGTAAGACATACTCATTAAGCACGCGGGTTCCTTGTTTGGGCAGGTCATCCTATGCGGAAAGCCAGACACCAGTGGGTACGCTGCAACCCAGACAGTAATTCTGCCAACTGCATTAATGAGAGGGGACCAGTGTTCGACCTATCTCCAGGCGAATCCAACAGAATTCTCCCTCCAAGGAATGACCCTTTTTCGTAAGTAGGATTTCACAGATTTTAATGTGATCATAACTTCACAACCTCTGCTGAGGTCCTGTCATGGTGGTGGGAGGATTGTTTAGAGTGTTTCCTTCAGGCTTCTGTTttgctggtttggtttttcactgCCATCCTCAGAATGCAGGTTGGCGGTCCTTTGCCTGTGTTTTTACTCTTAAGTCCACAGTACTGAGTTTGAACTTCTGGTACTGTGCTTTCCTTCCTGTCCCTGTGGATGAATGATCCCTGCTTTTGTGCCAATCCTGCGCCTGTTTGCCCTCAGATCCATTCCTTGTCTTTCTCCGGCTCTGTTCTGTAGCAAGGGGGACTGACCCTTGTGGACTGCATTTCTCAGGCTCCAGGTCGGTGGCTGAATTAAGCCAATGGAAGCCATGGAAGGGAGAGTGCAGAGCATGGAAGAAGGGAGAGACCAGGGTGTTTCCTCTCACTGTCTGCCTTGGTGGCACTTCTGGCAGGGCTGTGTCTCGTCCATGGCTTCAGCTTCCACCAGGTGGCCAATCCCTGGGCTCAGGTAACACCACCTCCTTCCATCTTTCCCCCAGCCCAGGATACAAGTGTCTTCTTGCTGTCGATAATCTTTGGGCTACCTCACCATCCCCCGTTTGGCTTCACTTCTCTTCCATCACATGTATACCAATTCCTTCTCTGTTAAATATTCAAAGAAATTTCCTTATTGGACCCTGAGTGTTGCAGCTTTTAAGGCCACACCTCACGTATGTGAATCTCCACGCACCTTCTCCAGGGCTTCAGTTCTGCAGTTAACCCCTCTGAACTCTTCAGCATCTTTGCCCAGTCAGCATGCAAATGTTCTCTAGTATCTCCCTTGTTTGGATAAAAGCCCTCCTTTGACTCAACCTCCCTCCAGCTGTTGCCCATTCTCTGCTCCTGTTCACGTGACCCTTCCTGTGAGTGTTGCCTATACTTGCTGTCACCACCTTCTCCTCAACCACCTTCTGTGAGACTACTGCTAAGGTCACAGTTACTCCAGGTTGACACATCCACTGGTCTGTTTTTAGCTTACTTCATTTCTTAAGTCCCTTCAAGAACAATTGACCACCACCTCCTTTGAAATACTTTCTTCTGGGCTTCCACAACCCCGCTTCTCCTGGATTCCCATGACCCCACTTCTCCTAGGTTCCCACTTGCTTCCCTGGCTGTTCTTTGTCCCCTGCTCAACCTTTAATATGTTGGCATGTCCCTGGCTCTGTCCTGGGCCCCCTTATCTATCTATGTGCTTTTCCTAGTGACCTCATTCCATTCCATGTCATTTAATTCCATATACATGTCagtaaaggagccttggtggcacagtggttaaagcactcagctgccaaccaagaagtaggtggttcgaacccactagcttctcagcaggagaaagatgtggcagtctgcttctgtaaagatttacagccttggaaaccttatggggcagttctactgtgtcccatagtgtcactttgagttgggattgactcgatgacagtgttttgttttttatcagttAACTACTAAATCTGTGTTCCagctctgatttcttttccctgattccCCAGTAAGGTAGCGACCTGGTCACCTTCTATCACGTTAGTCTATTTTATTCCTCTGCGTAGTACTTAGCACAACCTAATATTTTCctggtttatttgttttgtattgtctgtcttccccattAGATTATAAACTTCCCAAGAGTAGAGGCCTTGTTTGCCTGTCCCTGTTCTTTTCCTTGGCTTTCGGAAGAGGGACCAgattttctgtaaatatttatggattgCTTGCATGTTGTATGGCTTGTGGTTTATTATTTTCATTGAGAAAATTACCCAGAGGCTGTGAAACTCACCTCTTTGCTCTGATGCTTTGTTGTCCTCTTCTGGCATTTAAAGGTGGCACCATTGCTCTGGTCACGTGGTGCTCAGGGGACTTGTAACCACTACACTCAACCCAGACACATCAGCCCTACCTTTCAGCCCTCTTGAGATGAAAGAATGGCCATTGAAGGCAGGATAATTTTTGGATATATTTTTTGGGAGGAAATTCAATGTTATATGGTGGCAGATATAATACTTCACTGTTACAAAGAATTTCTCAGGAGTGAGTTTTGTTCAAGTACTGTAAATTATTAGAACGTTTTTGGAAATTTTAAATTAAGAGAAAATATCTGTTTAGGCTAACTTAGATGTTTATCCTTTCTTTAGCgggagaaatggaaaaagaaatctTTGTTTTTGATAAATGACCCCTTAAGTAAATTCCAAATATAAGGTTTGCTAACGGTTAAGagctggactactagctgaaaagttggtggttcaaacctacgcagagatgccttggaagacaagtgtggcaatctgcttccgaaaggccgCAGctgtgaaaaccccatggagcagttctactcctcacacatggggttgctatgagttggaatcaatacgacggcaactaacaacaacatgctggtTGTAAGAAAATTAACACTGCTTGTATGAGTCTGCAACGGGTAGATGTGGAATTGATAAGTGACATGCTGATTGGTAAGTTAGGCAAGATAAGTATAGCTAAACAGGTGGGAAGGCCTGACGTatatttttttgctttaaattgGGGAGCTTTTACTCTTTTCATTTGAGGAACAAGTGCCCGCGTTTGTTTCCTTATCTTAAAATTTGTTGTTATGATTATCTTCCTTTTGTCTCAAACTTTactgtgtgttttcttttgtcttcttgtCATACTTCAGAACGAGGTTCCAGAACTTGCAAGATGTCTTCCCTCTTTCTGAGGACTTCTCTGGATCaggctccggctccggctccggctctGGCTTAAGCTCGGAAAGCATCTTCCCTAACGAAATCAACCAAGAATACCAGCCAGTAGACGGAAACAATGCTTTCTATCACAACTTCAGGCCTCGTGGGAGGGATCTGCCCTCAGACAAGCAGGACTCAGCTCAAGATGGATCGGAAGAAGATTTTAGCATATAAAGAGAGGGTTTCACCACCTTGACACCAGGCGATGTGTTCAGTATCTTTTGTGTGCCATGGTTAAATGATTAATTTTGGGAACAAAAAGTTTTATAGAAATCTTTAAACATTTGACAAAGAAGCTTAAATTTATatctcttttctgtttcttataAAGTTTTCAAAAGACATATGCTTACGCTTTAACACTGTTATCTGTCCTATTGTTCTGGAAAATACTTGCATTTCCTTTCTACCATATTCAGCCAACCTTACTACGAAATTAACAAGGCTCCCATGTCTATAAAATTGCTTGAAAGAATaagttatacttaaaaaaaaaattcagtttgaGAAGCAAATTGACAGGCCATGCCTTTTTGTCTCCAGGAAGCCAACTGATTGTGAAGGAAGGTTATGCCTCTTTTTTTATGgcggaaaaaaaaatcaagatgcaACACACAGTGAATTTTTAGAGTGGGTGTTTGTGTTTTACAGTGTGAAGTGTGTTACCATAATACCCCGACTGGCTATGTTTGCAGAGTAGAAGGCATTGTTTATCTAGAAGTAGGATTGCCGTTAGAGTTGGAAATTTAAGACCCAAGTTAAAGCACGGCTGTGCTCTCTGTACCTcatattctttacttttttttttttctgggtatctTTGTATTTTCAAATGTTACTCTATTAAAGCAGAAGTATAACCAAAGACTTAAGCTGTCTGATACCTCTGTTCTAAACTCGGAATAATCGTTTTGGTTCAGGTGTTTCTAGAAGTCTTATCGACAAAATATCTTCAAAATTACTTTACAATCagtacaaaaattttttttaactagagtCAAATCATATTAACTAGCATGTGATAAAAGCAATCATGCCTTAGCAACGAGGTTGTACTTATGAAAGGACTTCCTCTACCTAAGGATATTCATTCTCTGTTCCCTTTTAGTTCTCAAATCCTGTCAGCATCACGGTCGTGCATTCTGTTCTGGCCCGTCCAGATCCATCCTTTAGAACCAAGGACATACTCAAATTAGTCTCTGCTGAAGAGACCCACATCATCCAAATTCACGCCCCTTCCCAGGGAAGCCTGAATCCAATGACTGGTTGATGTGGGTGTATGAACACCTGGCCCCTCAGTGAACTTGGGCAACTCAGGAAGACCACCACAGTTTCAGAGCCCCCTGAGCGCTCATCTGAGGCTTTGTTGGGGCTATTTTTCAGCTCAGTTTCTTCCTTTActcattctttcttcttcccattGTCCTCCCAGGTATTTATCCCAAGAGTACTCCCTTAAAAACTTTCTGCACACTAGTCTCTATCTCAGAGTTTGCTTCATGGAGAATCCAACCTGTGACAGTTGGTGCCAGGAGAGGTAGAAAGCTGATACCAAGGTGGAATTTTGGAGCTCCATCACCTGCTGCCTGAGTGGCAATGAGGACCTCATCCTTGGCTGTAGATAGTTGTAGATGCAGGCCCAAGATGCATTGCAATTGTTCACCTTTTCACTGATGATGAACTGAGATGGTATACCAATGGAAGGAAGTGCACTGGGGGGCAATATACCAGGCATTTGAGAAATATGGGGCAATGGTAATTCTAAAGACAATGGAATTGGATGGCTGTTACTGGAGGTAATTAATGCTtttggaagagacaaggaaaggcAGAATACTAAAAAACTCCCCTCCTGTTGCAGAAGGGCAGAGAAAGCTCTGGACCAGGACTAATCACAATAGCAGAGTTCCAAGAATGTTAAATTTTCAACCTAGGCAAGTCAACTATGCGACGTCAAGGTGCCAGTCAGGAAACAAAGGAACTCTAAGATACAGTGACAACTAGATTGATCCATTCAAATCTTGAAACCCCAGACTCTCCTGAACCTTGGAGTCTATAGAAGAGACCCACTCCTCCTTAAGAACTAATGCTTTCCTCTTTCTTGAAGATGATTAAGAGACCTGTGTCCTTCAAAATAACATGTACCTTTGCCTCAAGATCTGTCCCCATCTCCCCTCCTGGCCACTAGGCAATAACTGAAGATAAGTTGCAATATAAACCAACAGAGGACGTGCTGGGCCTACTAAGTAGGAAGGGTAATACATCCTGAAGATTTTGCAGAGCCCAGCTAACGTGTACCTCAGAAGCTGAGAGAGTGTCTATGAGATTTGATTCCAAGAGTATGGAATCAAGGACAGAGGTGGAACATAAAGTTGCACAAGGGAATGTCTTAGGTTGCTAGTGGTGCCATAACACAGATACCACAAGCGGGTTGCTTTAAAGGGCAGAAAGtaatttcctcacagttcaggaggctgcaagtccaaatttagggggaggtccttccttgtctctttcagcttctagtagctgccagcaatcttGGTGTTCTTGGGCTTGTAAATACATCTGTCTGGGTTGTCTACCTTCcttttccccctgtgtgtgttCCCCTGTGATGCCAGCTGCAGTAGCAGAAGCTGCAGTTAATTCCACTGACCTTTCTAAGTTTTCCTCAGGAACTTAGCCCTCCGGGGTCCTGAAGGGGCAATTCCCAGAATTTATATGAAGCAAATGGATCTTAGTGGCACAAGGAGTGGGCAGTTTGGGGTGCTGTGCTGTGTCACTCAGATTTCCCATTCAGTACTGGAGGACTTAATCTCCCAGCCGCTGGGAAGATGGCTGACAGCTGCAGGCTCTTAGATGAAGAGTGCCACCTAATCCAAGGCCATGATCCCTTCTCTGGACAGCTCACAGCTGAAGACTTACCTGTGCACAGGTATAAAGGCTTGAACCTCATGCCCTCTTGGAACTACTTTGAAGGACCATTCCAGTGTCAGAACTACCTGTGGTGTCATCCAAGGCCTTGTTGTGATTACAGTGCAGTTTTATTTATTCCTCTGTCTAATCCTGCTTCCTTCTGGTCCTGCACAAGTGTTGCTTTAAAGAATACTCCCTAATAAACTCTCCATGCTATTCTTCATCTCAGAGTCTGCTTCCCATGGAACCCAACTTACAGCAATCATCTTTATAGCATTTTACTTTTGGTGACAGTTGCTAAATTATACCCAGATCCCTTTGTTAATGAATCTATTTATGATTATTTAACATATTTATCATGAATTCAGTGAGTTTTTATGCCCAGTAGGGTGTTACTGTAACAAGACCAATTTTTTGGCTCCTGTAACTATTATAATATAGCAGAGAAAATAAGGCATGCTGCTTTTTCTTCTGTAGTTAAGTGCTGGTTTAACACATTTGAAGAGGGGATAGGTAGTTTAGGTTGGCTTTATCAAAAAAATGACACTCTTGggaagcggggccaagatggcagaatagccagacgcttcctgcgatccctcttacaacaaagacccaaaaaacaagtgaaacgattatatttatgacaagctagaagccctgaacatcaaaggcaaagttaaaaaacggactgagtggcaggtggaGGGAGAAACGGTTCAGAAGCTGAggggagttgccggacctgaattgctgggatccctcaggcaccattcccaggagcggctgcggcaggctggtggtagtgttcggctgcagtttcctcagggagaagcagccaggcgcacagcctactcacacctctggaaccagagaagaactgtgctctcggcaaaagctaagtatttgcatatattttaccgcacccccagcccccaggccggcttcagtggctgttgatttccctgttAATAGGCCCTATTAAccaccctgagccatcctcctggctttAGAgtaagaataaattcacaattgggggaaaagataatttgccagctccactaagttGGGGAGCTgagaacagaagtggctcctgtccaggcataaacggtctgtggactttgaacacTTTCCCCCCTGTGTggtcctgtgtgggcctatttcaggagaataggcccttgttggcaggctccaactgtttcagctgtgcagtgaagaggtgggtgtttgatatttgacactgcctttcctatttttttttttcctattaaacagggtcctcacctacccacatcagggggcataagaactggtggctctgctcaggtcacccagccacctgcaacaggggcccaaggataactggtacctcccagtccttacaaccaaaagcattgggcgCCCACGGTCCGTCTGCAGgatccacccacctgtatgctctaggaaaCAAGGACAcgatttcctcacagacactcagaggacggttctcagccccctgccttgttcatagtgtgaccccctgctgcaaccagatactggtacctacaccaatcacccctgcacctccaagactgtaggacagagcctgtaccacacacctgagctgaattcttacaagaaaagtgaatggaatcctagactgatatacctgataatagctctagccatccggtgacaggacgtcagagctttaaaggcaaaaataatcaggctagctcactcaagcaatccatatgggcataccaaaacaaaacaaagcaataagccaggatatagtaagcaaacataaaataaactaatacagtaacttatagatggctcggagacaacagtcaatatcaagtcacataaagaaacagaccatgattgcctcaataagctctcaaaacaaagaatcaacggatcttctggatgaaggtgtcttcctagaattaccagacccagaattcaaaagatttatatacagaactcttcaagacaacaGGAACGAGACTAGGAAGGTGATCAGGCAGTACAcaaaataagccaaggaacacacagataaactagttgaagaaattaagaagattattcaagaacataatgaaaaatttaacaagctgcaagaatccatagagagacagcaatcaggaattcagaagattaacaataaaattgcagaattagacaacttaatagaaagtcagaggagcagaattgagcaagtggaaggcagaattggtgagcttgaagataaaagacttggcaccaatatatttgaagaaaaatcagataaaagaattaaaaaaaatgaagaaaacttaagaatcatgtgggaccctatcaagagaaataacctacgagtgattggagtaccagaacagggagggacaatagaaaatacagagagaattgttgagcatttgttggcagaaaacttccctgataccgtgaaagatgagaagatatctatccaagatgctcattgaactccacataaggtagattttaaaagaaagtcaccaaaacatattataatcaaacttgccaaaaccaaatataaagagagaattttaagagtagctagggataacggaaaagtcacctacaaaggagagtcaataagaattagctcggactacttggcagaaaccatgcaggcaagaaggcaatgggatgacttatataaagcattgacggaaaaaaattgccagccaagaatcatagccaccaaaattgtctctcaaatatgaaagtgaaattaggacatttccagataaacagaagtttagggaatttgtaaaaaccaaaccaaaaccataagaaattctaaagggagttctttggttagaagatcaataatatcaggtatcaacccaagactggaacactggacagagcaatcagagatcaatccagacagggaaatcacaaaaacaaatcaagattaaaaaacgctcaaaacggagaaacagtga
This genomic window contains:
- the SRGN gene encoding serglycin, producing the protein MHSLLRCSRLVLALSLILVLASSVQGHPMRKARHQWVRCNPDSNSANCINERGPVFDLSPGESNRILPPRNDPFSTRFQNLQDVFPLSEDFSGSGSGSGSGSGLSSESIFPNEINQEYQPVDGNNAFYHNFRPRGRDLPSDKQDSAQDGSEEDFSI